TCGAGGGCGATGCCGGGGCCGGGCTCCACGGGCAGCGTCACGGGAATCGGAAACAGATGCCCGCTCCCGAGCCGCATCTCATCGAGAATCCGCCGGTAGTCCTCCCGGCCCGCGAATCGGTCGAGCGGCGAGAAGCCGCCGACCGCGAGAAGCTCGAGGTCGCACACCGCGCGCTCCGAGAGCTGGATCGACGGAAGCGTTCCGGCGTGCGCCTGGAGCGCAGGCAGCGCCTCGTCATCGGCGCGCAGGTCCACCAGCGTGCCGCCGTAGGGCGGGACGAGCAGCTCGGAGTTGGTCGTGGTCACGTCGCACTCCCCTCGATGTTGGTGTAGGTGGCCGCCATGCGGCGCGCCCGGAACGCCGGCCTCATGCGCCGACGCTCACATCCTTTACGCCGACCCCGTCGGCGGCGATGTCAAGCGTCAGCGTGGCGCTCGCGGCTTCGATCGTGAGCGCGTAGGCGCCGGGCCCCCGAGCCGAGATCGCGAGCCGCGCCACGACCTGTCCGGCGAGTGCCGCGAGCGCCGCGTTCACTTCTGCGAGCTCCGCGTCCAGCGCACGGCCCCTGGGCGTCGCGTGGTAGAGCCGCACCGCCGCGGCCTCCGCCTCGGGGCCGTGCAGCCGGCGCATCCGGCCGGTGCGGAGCACCAGCTCCAGCAGGCGCTCGAGCGGCGTCGCCAGCTCGTCGTGCACCTCGCCGCCCGCAGCGGCGCGGGAGAGCGCGTCGTACTCCGCGCGCGCGGGCGAGTCGCCCCGCGCGTCGCCCAGCGCATCGCCCAGCGCCGCCGCCTCGAGCAGCAGCGCCTCGCGCAGGCTCTCGTCAATCCGCATGGGGAACGAGCACCTCGAGCTCGTGTTCGAACGTGCCGGTCTCGATGGTGCAATGCATGCCGCACTCCTTGGGCGCGTTGGTTTCCCACCACCAGCGCCCGGCCCGGGGGTCTTCCCCCGGCGCGGTGGCGCGGGTGCACGGCGCGCAGCCGATGCTGGTGTATCCCTGGTCGTAGAGCCGGTGGTACGGCACGTCGCGGGCACGGATGTATTCCCACACCTCGTCGTGCGTCCAGTCGGCGAGAGGGCTCAGCTTGGCGATCCCGCCGTGGTCGTGATCGACTTCGATCTTGCGGATGTTCGATCGGCTGGCCCACGTCTCCCGGCGAAGTCCCGTAATCCATCCGTCGAGCCCATCGAGAACGCGTTGCAGCGGGCGCACCTTGCGCACTTGGCAGCAGTGCAGCCGGAGCGGCACCGCCCGATAGAAGAGATTGACGCCGTGGCGGCTGGTCATGGCCTCCAGCTCACCGGCATCGGGCACGTAGATCTCGATGGGAATCGCGTACCGCTCGCGCACGGCGTCGACCAGATCGTAGGTCTCCTGGTACTGGCGCCCCGTGTCGATGGTGAACACCCGGACCGCGGGGTCGATCCGCCACGCCATGTCGAGCAGCACCATCCCTTCGGCCTGGAAGCTGGTGCAGAGCGCCACCCGCGAGCCGTAGCGCTCGAGCGCCCAGGCGAGGACCGCCTCCGGCGGCTGATCGTCGTACTCGACGGCCAGCTCGCCTGCTTCGACGTCGTCGAGCAGATCGGGAGCGTCAGACATTGGCGGGCTCTCCTGCGGGATCGCTGATGGCGTCCGCGGCTTTCCCCTCGCCGCGCCGCGCTCGCGGGCGCAGCTCGGCGCGCACCTCGTCGATCGGCCGCTCGGTAGCCGCCGCAATCAGCGCCTCGTCCGGTTGTCGATCGGCAAAGGCCGCGAACGCCTCTCCCGCTTCGCGCTCGGCGAGCCAGAAGCGCACGAGCCGCTCGACGTGCCCGTTGACCAGCTCCGCCGCTACCCGCTTCACGACCGGCAGCCCGATCGC
This sequence is a window from Gemmatimonadales bacterium. Protein-coding genes within it:
- a CDS encoding phosphoadenylyl-sulfate reductase, producing MSDAPDLLDDVEAGELAVEYDDQPPEAVLAWALERYGSRVALCTSFQAEGMVLLDMAWRIDPAVRVFTIDTGRQYQETYDLVDAVRERYAIPIEIYVPDAGELEAMTSRHGVNLFYRAVPLRLHCCQVRKVRPLQRVLDGLDGWITGLRRETWASRSNIRKIEVDHDHGGIAKLSPLADWTHDEVWEYIRARDVPYHRLYDQGYTSIGCAPCTRATAPGEDPRAGRWWWETNAPKECGMHCTIETGTFEHELEVLVPHAD